One window of the Granulicella arctica genome contains the following:
- a CDS encoding SDR family oxidoreductase produces MQANKTLKVLAVGAAGPSASMVVPELLTRNVSVRAFVHKSEDRPTVQKLGVTDIVVGELSDAAAVAKALEGIDAAFYIAPAALENEAEVDKQFASAAKQAGVRRVVFSSVIHPVLSDLVNHADKAPVEVALLDSGLEYVFLHPAMFFQNIGAAWARMKETGVYGEPWSTETRFSRVDYRDVAEVAAIALTEDRLLYGTFELCAEGNLNRHGLAALMSKVVGKQIKPIKVEIPAQANMSPKLTRMFAWYDRHALLGNSTTLRAILGREPRTLQAFFEELN; encoded by the coding sequence ATGCAAGCCAACAAGACACTCAAAGTACTCGCAGTGGGAGCGGCAGGTCCGTCAGCAAGCATGGTGGTTCCAGAGTTGCTGACGCGAAACGTATCGGTACGAGCGTTCGTCCACAAATCGGAAGATAGACCAACCGTTCAAAAGCTCGGTGTCACTGACATCGTAGTGGGCGAACTCTCCGACGCTGCGGCGGTCGCCAAGGCATTGGAGGGCATAGACGCTGCTTTCTACATCGCCCCGGCAGCCCTTGAGAATGAAGCAGAAGTCGACAAACAATTTGCTTCGGCAGCGAAGCAAGCAGGGGTACGGCGCGTCGTCTTTTCGTCCGTGATACACCCAGTCCTTAGCGACCTCGTCAATCACGCCGACAAAGCGCCAGTGGAAGTAGCACTGCTCGATTCCGGGTTGGAGTATGTGTTCCTCCATCCTGCGATGTTCTTCCAGAACATCGGCGCTGCGTGGGCGAGGATGAAGGAAACTGGCGTATATGGCGAGCCTTGGTCCACTGAGACCCGCTTTTCCCGCGTCGATTACCGCGATGTTGCCGAGGTTGCGGCGATTGCGTTGACCGAAGATCGGCTCCTGTATGGAACATTCGAGCTCTGCGCCGAAGGCAACTTGAATCGGCATGGTCTTGCTGCCTTGATGAGCAAGGTCGTTGGCAAGCAGATAAAGCCGATCAAAGTGGAGATTCCCGCGCAGGCCAACATGTCTCCGAAGCTCACGCGGATGTTCGCCTGGTACGACAGACATGCTCTGCTCGGCAACAGCACAACACTTCGAGCGATCCTTGGGCGGGAGCCGCGGACGCTGCAGGCATTTTTCGAAGAACTCAACTGA
- a CDS encoding SDR family NAD(P)-dependent oxidoreductase translates to MKDGRVVAITGAGGGIGRKIVDRFLANGDRVIDLDRAKSSLEELATSRNAGNQLSTACVDITDEYAVAEFAKHINQTHGHVDVLVNCAGSYPVVSFEQMTQEQWLEMIAINLTGTFRVTHALLPLMKSRGWGRIINIGSASVFEGVVGQTHYVSAKAGIVGFTRSLAMEVGDYGITVNIVAPGLTLTEPVLNGMPQELIKTQVDLRAIKRDEHPQDLAGPVFLLCSPDADFVSGQMLVVDGGKIKH, encoded by the coding sequence ATGAAAGACGGAAGAGTTGTCGCAATCACAGGAGCGGGCGGAGGCATTGGCCGCAAGATTGTGGATCGCTTTCTCGCCAATGGGGATCGGGTGATCGATTTGGACCGCGCAAAGTCCTCGTTGGAAGAGTTAGCCACGAGCCGGAACGCTGGCAATCAGCTTTCGACTGCTTGCGTCGATATAACTGACGAGTATGCTGTCGCCGAATTCGCGAAGCACATCAACCAAACGCATGGTCATGTTGACGTGCTTGTGAACTGCGCGGGGTCCTACCCCGTTGTCTCATTCGAGCAGATGACGCAGGAGCAGTGGCTGGAGATGATCGCGATCAACCTCACGGGAACCTTCCGGGTGACACACGCGCTGCTGCCGCTGATGAAAAGTCGGGGTTGGGGACGAATCATAAACATAGGCTCCGCTTCGGTGTTCGAAGGTGTCGTTGGGCAAACTCATTATGTTTCGGCTAAAGCTGGCATCGTAGGCTTCACGCGCTCCCTGGCAATGGAAGTTGGAGACTACGGGATCACCGTCAACATCGTTGCTCCCGGCCTGACGCTTACAGAACCTGTGCTCAACGGCATGCCGCAAGAGTTGATAAAGACTCAAGTGGACCTCCGGGCCATTAAACGAGATGAGCACCCACAAGATCTAGCTGGGCCCGTTTTTCTATTGTGTTCTCCGGATGCCGATTTTGTTTCCGGTCAAATGCTTGTCGTAGACGGCGGAAAGATCAAGCACTAA